Proteins encoded within one genomic window of Kibdelosporangium phytohabitans:
- a CDS encoding NAD(P)H-binding protein, which produces MTILVLGGTGKTGRRLVETLRGRGEDVRVATRRSGTRFDWADQDTWAGAVAGASAVYLLAPHEPDLAEVFVKQATEAGVRRFVALSARDVDRFPREYFQGMAAAEQAVRGSGAEWTIVRPNNFNQNFDDPEIWLAPLRDGRLALPIGDTPEPFVDTQDIADVAAVALTEDGHHEQVYTLSGPRAITFGDVVATIAEAAGRSIRYEQLTPEQYREEVMAQGAPEGAAAEINAMFTEMRSGLYAEPRDGVQRVLGRDPIDFDTYVAATVAAWR; this is translated from the coding sequence ATGACGATTCTGGTGTTGGGTGGCACGGGCAAGACCGGCCGCCGCCTGGTGGAGACGTTGCGCGGGCGCGGCGAGGACGTGCGGGTCGCGACCCGCAGGAGCGGGACACGGTTCGACTGGGCCGATCAGGACACGTGGGCGGGTGCCGTCGCGGGGGCGTCAGCGGTGTACCTCCTCGCGCCGCACGAGCCGGACCTCGCCGAGGTCTTCGTCAAGCAGGCGACCGAGGCAGGCGTGCGCCGGTTCGTCGCACTGTCCGCCCGTGACGTCGACCGGTTCCCCCGCGAGTACTTCCAGGGCATGGCCGCGGCGGAACAAGCAGTCCGCGGTTCCGGTGCGGAGTGGACGATCGTGCGCCCGAACAACTTCAACCAGAACTTCGACGACCCGGAGATCTGGCTGGCGCCGCTGCGCGACGGACGGCTGGCCCTGCCGATCGGGGACACGCCCGAACCGTTCGTCGACACGCAGGACATCGCGGACGTCGCAGCCGTGGCGTTGACCGAGGACGGCCACCACGAGCAGGTGTACACGTTGTCCGGGCCTCGGGCGATCACGTTCGGCGACGTGGTGGCGACCATCGCCGAGGCTGCCGGGCGGTCCATCCGCTACGAGCAGCTCACGCCGGAGCAGTACCGCGAGGAGGTCATGGCCCAAGGCGCTCCGGAGGGGGCCGCCGCCGAGATCAACGCGATGTTCACCGAGATGCGCTCGGGCCTGTACGCCGAACCGCGCGACGGCGTGCAGCGCGTGCTCGGCCGTGACCCGATCGACTTCGACACCTACGTCGCCGCGACCGTGGCCGCGTGGCGCTAA
- a CDS encoding alpha/beta fold hydrolase encodes MELTLRRKDTTLRGTATGTGPTVLLLHAGGERREVWTPVAARLARRGLRTVAYDLRGHGESTGRATSLPLVSDDVVAMIHEERAPVVVVGASLGGLAAITPLADPEIAQAVAGLVLVDVVPDPDPLKARAWLDERGLRDAHDELVEDILGRGPALRSAVAKIELPILLVRGGPGSPFTDAEAERLRTANPWVKVTRVTSGGHLVARDAPDELADLVADHATEWLR; translated from the coding sequence ATGGAACTGACGTTGCGACGGAAAGACACGACACTGCGGGGTACGGCCACCGGCACCGGCCCGACCGTTCTCCTGCTCCACGCCGGCGGTGAACGCCGTGAGGTCTGGACACCCGTCGCGGCCCGGCTCGCCCGGCGCGGACTGCGGACCGTGGCCTACGACCTGCGCGGCCACGGCGAGAGCACAGGACGAGCGACAAGCCTGCCGCTCGTCTCGGACGACGTCGTCGCGATGATCCACGAAGAACGAGCCCCGGTCGTGGTGGTCGGCGCGTCCCTCGGCGGGCTGGCGGCCATCACGCCCCTCGCCGACCCCGAGATCGCGCAGGCCGTCGCCGGGCTGGTGCTCGTCGACGTAGTGCCAGACCCCGATCCGCTGAAGGCGCGCGCCTGGCTCGACGAACGCGGCCTCCGCGACGCCCACGACGAACTCGTCGAGGACATCCTCGGCCGCGGTCCCGCCCTCCGGTCGGCAGTCGCGAAGATCGAGCTGCCGATCCTGCTCGTCCGGGGAGGGCCAGGCTCACCGTTCACCGACGCCGAAGCGGAACGCCTACGCACCGCCAACCCGTGGGTCAAGGTCACGCGGGTGACATCCGGAGGCCATCTCGTCGCGCGTGACGCGCCCGATGAGCTCGCCGACCTCGTCGCCGACCACGCGACGGAGTGGCTGCGTTAG
- a CDS encoding TetR family transcriptional regulator, producing MSRTRRTPDEARRLILDAAAALLAEGGVAAVQVRAVAARVGMTDAGVTHHFRSRDNLLRELLRHGGRQLRAAVRDVLSSWLERDAELLELVESLASLYRRGYGELAVALHAAGWRDHGSGMLNPVVDALHKLRPPTASIEDTRLTVAALHQAMVTEPLYGSAFRRSAGLTGTAAGDPAAQVRWWTKQLQLNLVSG from the coding sequence GTGAGTCGAACACGGCGAACGCCCGATGAAGCCCGGCGCCTGATCCTCGACGCCGCGGCGGCGCTGCTCGCCGAAGGCGGCGTCGCGGCGGTCCAGGTCCGCGCCGTCGCCGCCCGGGTCGGGATGACCGACGCCGGCGTGACGCACCACTTCCGGAGTCGCGACAACCTGCTGCGTGAACTGCTCCGGCACGGCGGCCGCCAGCTCAGAGCCGCCGTGCGGGACGTTCTCTCGTCGTGGCTGGAACGGGACGCCGAGCTACTCGAGCTCGTCGAATCGCTCGCAAGCCTGTACCGGCGGGGCTACGGCGAACTGGCGGTCGCGTTGCACGCCGCAGGCTGGCGGGACCACGGAAGCGGGATGCTGAACCCGGTCGTCGACGCGCTCCACAAGCTCAGACCACCGACAGCATCGATCGAAGACACCCGCCTCACGGTCGCCGCCCTGCACCAAGCGATGGTGACAGAACCGTTGTACGGCTCCGCCTTCCGCCGCAGCGCCGGTCTCACCGGCACGGCGGCCGGCGATCCGGCCGCCCAGGTGCGTTGGTGGACAAAACAACTACAGCTCAACCTCGTGAGTGGTTGA
- a CDS encoding DHA2 family efflux MFS transporter permease subunit, translating to MEKSWAALFALCFGFFMILVDSTIVQVAVPSLMTGLPATLNEVFWVNSVYLLTFAVPLLLAGRLGDRFGPRRLYLAGLVVFTAASLWCGLADGADGLIAARAVQGLGAAAMTPQSMAFISYLFPANRGAAMGVWGSVAGLATVTGPALGGLLTQSFGWEWIFFVNVPVGIVAITLVLMLVPDWQPRHSHRFDIPGIVLSSLGLFALVFGIQNGGLFDHTTVAAILATGVVLVVAFLWWQHRNPHEPLLPLRLFTSRAFSFGSLTGVLIGFAMAAMFIPLILYLQTTLGMTPLQAGLFMGPMSVVSAVLAPFAGRLSDRVDGKYIIISGLIAYAAGIGSVALIAQPGLNAWALVPGLLLCGVGIGTIFSPLSSTTIAGLEPRLIGAGAGIYNMARQVGNVLGSAAAGLLMQVASTDLVEAARITMLLPALVLLGAAFTAARMRGERVPAH from the coding sequence ATGGAGAAGAGCTGGGCGGCGTTGTTCGCGTTGTGCTTCGGGTTCTTCATGATCCTGGTGGACTCGACGATCGTCCAGGTGGCCGTGCCGAGCCTGATGACCGGCTTGCCCGCCACCTTGAACGAGGTGTTCTGGGTCAACAGCGTGTACCTGCTGACGTTCGCGGTTCCCCTGCTGCTCGCCGGGCGGCTGGGCGACCGGTTCGGCCCGCGCAGGCTTTACCTGGCCGGGCTGGTGGTCTTCACCGCCGCTTCGCTGTGGTGCGGCCTGGCTGACGGCGCCGACGGGTTGATCGCCGCCCGCGCTGTGCAGGGACTGGGCGCGGCCGCGATGACGCCGCAGTCCATGGCGTTCATCAGCTACCTCTTCCCCGCCAACCGCGGTGCCGCGATGGGCGTGTGGGGCTCGGTCGCCGGCCTGGCCACGGTCACGGGACCGGCGCTCGGCGGGTTGCTGACCCAGAGCTTCGGGTGGGAATGGATCTTCTTCGTCAACGTGCCCGTCGGGATCGTGGCGATCACTCTCGTCCTCATGCTCGTACCCGACTGGCAGCCCAGGCACAGCCACCGCTTCGACATCCCCGGGATCGTGCTGAGCTCACTCGGGTTGTTCGCGCTGGTGTTCGGGATCCAGAACGGCGGACTGTTCGACCACACCACCGTCGCCGCGATCCTGGCGACCGGCGTCGTCCTCGTCGTCGCTTTCCTGTGGTGGCAGCACAGGAACCCGCACGAACCACTGCTCCCGCTGCGGCTGTTCACCAGCCGGGCTTTCTCGTTCGGCAGCCTCACCGGGGTGCTCATCGGCTTCGCGATGGCCGCGATGTTCATCCCGCTGATCCTCTACCTGCAGACCACGCTCGGCATGACTCCGTTGCAGGCCGGGCTTTTCATGGGACCCATGTCCGTGGTCTCCGCGGTTCTCGCGCCGTTCGCCGGACGGCTTTCCGACCGCGTCGACGGCAAGTACATCATCATCAGCGGCCTCATCGCGTACGCCGCCGGCATCGGCAGCGTCGCGTTGATCGCCCAGCCCGGCCTCAACGCGTGGGCGCTGGTGCCCGGCCTGCTGCTGTGCGGCGTGGGAATCGGCACGATCTTCAGCCCGCTCAGCAGCACCACCATCGCCGGCCTCGAACCGCGGCTGATCGGCGCGGGCGCGGGCATCTACAACATGGCCCGCCAGGTCGGCAACGTCCTCGGCAGCGCCGCCGCCGGGCTGCTGATGCAAGTCGCGTCCACCGACCTCGTCGAAGCCGCGCGGATCACCATGCTGCTGCCCGCGCTCGTCCTGCTCGGCGCCGCGTTCACCGCGGCACGGATGCGCGGGGAGCGAGTGCCCGCACACTAG
- a CDS encoding Maf family protein, whose protein sequence is MRFILASQSPARLGVLRQAGIDPLVHVSGVDEDAVTAGLPDASHHELVTALARAKAQAVAEQTDEPDAVIVACDSMLSINGEILGKPGTPERAKQRWAVMAGNSGELLTGHAVIVLENGRPARQASDWESTVVRFGKPTEAELDAYIASGEPLSVAGGFTIDGKGGWFIDGIDGNHSSVIGISLPLTRRLMAETGVSVTTLW, encoded by the coding sequence GTGCGCTTCATTCTCGCCTCGCAGTCGCCCGCCCGCCTCGGCGTCCTCCGCCAGGCCGGGATCGATCCGCTCGTGCACGTGTCCGGTGTGGACGAGGACGCCGTCACCGCCGGCCTGCCGGACGCGAGCCACCACGAGCTCGTCACCGCGCTCGCCCGTGCCAAAGCACAAGCCGTGGCCGAGCAAACGGACGAACCCGACGCGGTGATCGTGGCGTGCGACTCGATGCTGTCGATCAACGGCGAGATCCTCGGCAAACCGGGCACGCCGGAACGCGCGAAGCAGCGGTGGGCGGTGATGGCGGGCAACAGCGGCGAACTGCTCACCGGGCACGCGGTGATCGTGCTCGAGAACGGCAGGCCGGCCAGGCAGGCCAGTGACTGGGAGAGCACGGTCGTCCGGTTCGGCAAACCCACCGAGGCCGAGCTGGACGCCTACATCGCCAGCGGGGAGCCGTTGAGCGTCGCGGGCGGGTTCACCATCGACGGCAAGGGCGGCTGGTTCATCGACGGGATCGACGGCAACCACTCCAGCGTGATCGGCATCAGCCTGCCGCTGACCCGCAGGCTGATGGCGGAGACAGGCGTCAGCGTGACCACACTCTGGTAA
- a CDS encoding dicarboxylate/amino acid:cation symporter: protein MSFVRTYTKPKIFGLVTLGALVAGALLGFLAKNSGIKWLSEALATIATIFTNLLQFTVIPLVFTAIVVGVNSLRGLGGPRTASRLGGRTLLWFAITSLIAVLIGIVIGLIVQPGSGVQVTPSKANIARIEDRPVGNWWTFLQDLVPGNFVQAFADGKILQVVFLALIVAAATYALGERAQPFVTVNQAVFDVIQKVLGWIILLAPIGVLGLIGRAFATYGNQFFQPLFSLIWTVYLGAILITFAVYPLLLRFVGKIDPRQFFAKSWNALQFAFVSRSSGATLPLSRQSAVDLGVPPGYAGFAVPLGTTTKMDGCAALYPALASVFIANLAGIQLSVLQYVGIVLVAVFGSLATAGTTGWFTMLTLTLSAINLPPEVTATGLAIVIAIDPILDMARTATNVAGQITVPVLVARQEGLLAEEEAPADDATPARV, encoded by the coding sequence ATGTCGTTTGTCCGCACCTACACCAAGCCCAAGATCTTCGGTCTCGTCACGCTCGGTGCCCTCGTCGCCGGCGCCTTACTCGGTTTCTTGGCCAAGAACTCGGGCATCAAGTGGCTGTCCGAGGCACTCGCGACCATCGCGACCATCTTCACGAACCTGTTGCAGTTCACCGTCATCCCCCTGGTGTTCACCGCGATCGTCGTCGGCGTGAACAGCCTGCGCGGCCTCGGCGGGCCGCGCACCGCCTCCCGGCTCGGCGGCCGGACCCTCCTGTGGTTCGCCATCACGTCACTCATCGCCGTGCTGATCGGCATCGTCATCGGGCTGATCGTCCAGCCCGGCTCAGGCGTCCAGGTCACGCCGTCCAAGGCCAACATCGCCAGGATCGAGGACCGCCCGGTCGGCAACTGGTGGACGTTCCTGCAGGACCTGGTCCCCGGCAACTTCGTGCAGGCCTTCGCCGACGGCAAGATCCTCCAGGTCGTCTTCCTCGCGCTGATCGTCGCCGCGGCCACGTACGCGCTCGGTGAGCGGGCCCAGCCGTTCGTCACGGTCAACCAGGCCGTGTTCGACGTGATCCAGAAGGTCCTCGGCTGGATCATCCTGCTCGCGCCGATCGGCGTGCTCGGCCTGATCGGCCGCGCGTTCGCCACGTACGGCAACCAGTTCTTCCAGCCGCTGTTCTCGCTGATCTGGACGGTCTACCTCGGCGCGATCCTGATCACGTTCGCGGTCTACCCGCTGCTGCTGCGGTTCGTCGGCAAGATCGACCCCCGGCAGTTCTTCGCCAAGTCGTGGAACGCGCTGCAGTTCGCGTTCGTGTCCCGCTCGTCGGGCGCCACGCTGCCGCTGAGCCGGCAGAGCGCGGTCGACCTCGGCGTCCCGCCCGGGTACGCCGGATTCGCGGTGCCGCTGGGCACCACGACCAAGATGGACGGCTGCGCCGCGCTCTACCCGGCGCTCGCGTCGGTCTTCATCGCCAACCTGGCCGGGATCCAGCTGAGCGTGCTGCAGTACGTCGGCATCGTGCTGGTCGCCGTGTTCGGCTCACTGGCGACCGCGGGGACCACCGGGTGGTTCACGATGCTCACGCTCACGCTGAGCGCGATCAACCTGCCGCCCGAGGTCACCGCGACCGGTCTGGCGATCGTGATCGCCATCGACCCGATCCTCGACATGGCGCGGACCGCGACCAACGTCGCCGGTCAGATCACCGTGCCCGTGCTGGTCGCCAGGCAGGAAGGCCTGCTGGCGGAGGAAGAGGCCCCCGCCGACGACGCCACACCCGCGCGCGTCTGA
- a CDS encoding acetyl/propionyl/methylcrotonyl-CoA carboxylase subunit alpha: MLHKVLIANRGEIAVRVIRACKDAGLASVAVYADPDRDAPFVRLADEAFALGGSTPGESYLSFEKVLDVAKRSGADSVHPGYGFLSENADFAQAVLDAGLVWIGPSPQAIRDLGDKVTARHIATRAGAPLVPGTKDPVAGPAEVVAFAEENGLPVAIKAAFGGGGRGLKVARTLEEIPELFDSAVREAVTAFGRGECFVERYLDKPRHVEAQVLADQHGNVVVVGTRDCSLQRRHQKLVEEAPAPFLNDEQRKTIHTAARDICKEAGYSGAGTVEFLVGQDGTISFLEVNTRLQVEHPVSEETTGIDLVREQFRIADGEELRFTEDPEPRAHSFEFRINGEDAGRNFLPAPGTVTRWVAPDGPGVRVDAGVESGTVIGGQFDSLLAKVIVTGENREEALRRARRALDELVVEGMATVLPFHRAIVRDPAFTEDFTVHTRWIETEFDNKIEPFTAPGEIADEEPRQTVVVEVGGRRLEVSLPGDLALATAGGGGAGGAAKAKPRKRGGTKGGAAVSGDAVAAPMQGTIVKIAVEDGQQVEAGELIVVLEAMKMENPVNAHKSGTVTGLAVSSGETVTQGSVLCEIKD; this comes from the coding sequence GTGCTGCACAAGGTACTCATCGCCAACCGCGGCGAGATCGCCGTCCGGGTGATCCGGGCGTGCAAGGACGCCGGTCTGGCGAGTGTGGCCGTGTACGCGGATCCCGACCGGGACGCACCTTTCGTCCGGCTGGCCGACGAGGCTTTCGCGCTCGGCGGCTCCACCCCGGGCGAGTCGTACCTCTCCTTCGAGAAGGTCCTCGACGTGGCCAAGCGCTCCGGCGCCGACTCCGTCCACCCCGGCTACGGCTTCCTGTCGGAGAACGCCGACTTCGCGCAGGCCGTGCTGGACGCGGGCCTGGTCTGGATCGGCCCGTCGCCGCAGGCCATCAGGGACCTCGGGGACAAGGTCACCGCACGGCACATCGCCACGCGAGCAGGCGCCCCGCTCGTACCGGGGACCAAGGACCCGGTCGCCGGGCCGGCCGAGGTCGTGGCGTTCGCCGAGGAGAACGGACTGCCGGTCGCCATCAAAGCCGCGTTCGGCGGCGGCGGGCGCGGCCTGAAAGTGGCCCGCACGCTGGAGGAGATCCCCGAGCTGTTCGACTCGGCGGTCCGCGAGGCGGTCACCGCGTTCGGCCGCGGCGAGTGCTTCGTCGAGCGCTACCTGGACAAGCCGCGGCACGTCGAAGCCCAGGTGCTCGCCGACCAGCACGGCAACGTGGTCGTGGTCGGCACCCGCGACTGCTCGCTGCAGCGCCGCCACCAGAAGCTGGTGGAGGAGGCGCCCGCGCCGTTCCTCAACGACGAGCAGCGCAAGACCATCCACACCGCGGCCCGTGACATCTGCAAGGAAGCCGGGTACTCCGGCGCCGGTACGGTCGAGTTCCTCGTCGGCCAGGACGGCACCATCTCGTTCCTCGAGGTCAACACCCGGCTGCAGGTCGAGCACCCGGTCAGCGAGGAGACCACGGGCATCGACCTGGTCCGTGAGCAGTTCCGGATCGCCGACGGCGAGGAACTGCGCTTCACCGAGGACCCCGAGCCGCGCGCGCACTCCTTCGAGTTCCGGATCAACGGCGAGGACGCGGGCCGCAACTTCCTGCCCGCGCCCGGCACCGTCACCAGGTGGGTCGCCCCGGACGGTCCCGGTGTCCGCGTCGACGCCGGTGTCGAGTCCGGCACGGTGATCGGCGGCCAGTTCGACTCGCTGCTGGCGAAGGTGATCGTGACCGGCGAGAACCGCGAGGAAGCACTGCGCCGTGCCCGCCGCGCACTCGACGAGCTCGTGGTCGAGGGAATGGCCACCGTGCTGCCGTTCCACCGCGCGATCGTGCGCGACCCGGCGTTCACCGAGGACTTCACGGTGCACACGCGGTGGATCGAGACCGAGTTCGACAACAAGATCGAACCGTTCACCGCACCGGGTGAAATCGCCGACGAGGAACCCCGGCAGACGGTGGTCGTGGAGGTCGGTGGCCGCAGGCTGGAAGTGTCCCTGCCCGGTGACCTGGCGCTGGCCACGGCCGGCGGCGGGGGCGCGGGCGGCGCGGCCAAGGCCAAGCCCCGCAAACGCGGCGGCACGAAGGGCGGCGCGGCCGTCTCCGGAGACGCGGTGGCCGCCCCCATGCAGGGCACCATCGTCAAGATCGCGGTCGAGGACGGCCAGCAGGTCGAAGCCGGTGAGCTGATCGTCGTCCTCGAGGCGATGAAGATGGAGAACCCGGTCAACGCGCACAAGTCGGGAACGGTCACCGGGCTCGCGGTCAGCAGTGGCGAAACGGTCACACAAGGTAGCGTCCTGTGTGAAATCAAGGACTGA
- a CDS encoding DUF1707 SHOCT-like domain-containing protein, with product MAQSDGNVRIGTSEREEAVRALADHMTEGRLDVQEYDQRCALAAAAKTRGELAALFEDLPDPNPMRGQAPQPAGPPVPVQDGPLVEKSGSNAKAIIIGFVVFSVVAIVTVTAILGEWWALIPAFLIVVVLAIAS from the coding sequence ATGGCACAGAGTGACGGCAACGTCCGGATCGGCACCTCGGAACGAGAGGAAGCCGTCCGGGCGTTGGCCGACCACATGACGGAAGGCCGCCTGGACGTCCAGGAGTACGACCAGCGCTGTGCCCTCGCCGCGGCCGCGAAGACCCGTGGCGAACTGGCGGCCCTCTTCGAGGACCTGCCCGACCCCAATCCCATGCGGGGACAGGCCCCTCAGCCAGCCGGGCCCCCTGTGCCCGTCCAGGACGGTCCGCTCGTGGAGAAGAGCGGCAGCAACGCCAAGGCGATCATCATCGGGTTCGTGGTGTTCTCGGTCGTCGCCATCGTCACCGTCACCGCGATCCTCGGCGAGTGGTGGGCGCTCATCCCGGCGTTCCTGATCGTCGTCGTGCTCGCCATCGCCTCGTGA
- a CDS encoding DUF1707 SHOCT-like domain-containing protein, whose translation MNDPEIRVGDAEREEALRALGDHMSAGRLDIDEYGERTARVAASKTRGDLLELFKDLPAPKPTFIAQPVVQPQAQPVPAMPGPAPPQRWSGSRTALKTYAALIPVVWVLAVMAFFVVKVPFVFLLPVFVMIAGARMWGADWHEERRNQRRHREQWRHNQRRHRGRY comes from the coding sequence GTGAACGATCCGGAGATTCGCGTGGGAGACGCCGAGCGGGAGGAAGCCCTGCGGGCGTTGGGTGACCACATGAGTGCCGGGCGGCTCGACATCGACGAGTACGGCGAGCGCACCGCCCGTGTCGCGGCTTCCAAGACCCGCGGGGATCTCCTCGAGCTGTTCAAGGACCTGCCCGCGCCGAAACCGACCTTCATCGCCCAGCCGGTGGTGCAGCCGCAGGCGCAGCCCGTCCCGGCGATGCCCGGCCCCGCGCCGCCGCAGCGCTGGTCGGGGTCGCGGACCGCGCTCAAGACCTACGCCGCGCTGATCCCCGTCGTGTGGGTGCTCGCCGTGATGGCGTTCTTCGTCGTCAAGGTGCCGTTCGTCTTCCTGCTGCCGGTCTTCGTGATGATCGCGGGCGCCCGGATGTGGGGCGCGGACTGGCACGAGGAGCGACGCAACCAGCGCCGCCACCGTGAGCAGTGGCGGCACAACCAGCGGCGTCACCGCGGCCGTTACTGA
- a CDS encoding ABC transporter ATP-binding protein, producing MTALLSVSGLSRRFLGTDVLKDVGLELAEGELVTLVGRSGSGKSALLALLAGFDQPDRGSVRIADLPAGMPPPWSTMAVLPQSFGLLDELTLEENVASPMLFGGGRVTEAMARAGDLLGRLGIGDLTRRYPGEISIGQRQRVALARAVAGRPKVLLADEPTAHLDHATIDLAVRLLLDFVDEGSACLVATHDPTLTARAHRRLQLIDGRISEVQ from the coding sequence ATGACCGCGCTGCTGAGCGTTTCGGGGCTGTCCCGCCGGTTCTTGGGCACCGACGTGCTCAAGGACGTCGGACTCGAACTCGCCGAGGGCGAACTGGTCACGCTCGTCGGCCGTTCGGGTTCGGGCAAGAGCGCGTTGCTGGCTCTGCTGGCCGGGTTCGACCAGCCCGACCGGGGTTCGGTGCGGATCGCGGACCTGCCCGCGGGCATGCCGCCGCCGTGGTCGACGATGGCCGTGCTGCCGCAGAGCTTCGGCCTGCTCGACGAGCTGACGCTGGAGGAGAACGTGGCCTCGCCGATGCTGTTCGGCGGCGGCCGGGTGACCGAGGCGATGGCCAGGGCCGGTGACCTGCTCGGCAGGTTGGGGATCGGCGACCTCACACGCCGTTACCCCGGGGAGATCTCGATCGGCCAGCGCCAGCGCGTGGCCTTGGCCCGTGCGGTGGCCGGGCGGCCGAAGGTGCTGCTGGCCGACGAACCGACCGCGCATCTCGACCACGCCACGATCGACCTGGCGGTCCGGTTGCTGCTGGATTTCGTCGACGAAGGCAGCGCATGCCTTGTCGCCACGCACGATCCGACGCTCACCGCGCGGGCGCACCGCCGGTTGCAGCTGATCGACGGGCGGATCTCGGAAGTTCAGTAA
- a CDS encoding ABC transporter ATP-binding protein has translation MPDVVYSVRDVVHRYRTPSGDVTAVQEATFDIPADGLTVLAGPSGSGKSTLLRLLGVIERPTSGELTLHGNDTVRLTERARRALRREVHLVFQSPVDNLFGYLNVRDNLRAAAQLSGAGEPDIGMLDRLGLPGTADWAISALSGGQQQRLAFLTALAAKASVVLADEPTSQLDSTSARLVIDTMLDLVKLGVTVVAASHDDAVLEVAARVYGLGRVGRGGHDRL, from the coding sequence GTGCCTGACGTGGTGTACTCCGTGCGCGATGTCGTGCACCGCTACCGCACGCCGTCCGGCGACGTCACCGCCGTGCAGGAGGCGACGTTCGACATCCCGGCTGACGGGCTGACCGTCCTGGCTGGGCCGTCCGGCTCGGGAAAGTCCACTTTGCTCAGACTGCTCGGCGTCATCGAACGCCCGACCAGCGGCGAGTTGACGTTGCACGGCAACGACACCGTGCGGCTGACCGAGCGGGCGCGCCGGGCGCTCAGGCGCGAGGTGCACCTCGTGTTCCAGAGCCCTGTCGACAACCTGTTCGGGTACCTGAACGTCCGTGACAACCTGCGGGCCGCGGCTCAGCTGTCCGGTGCGGGCGAACCGGACATCGGGATGCTCGACCGCCTCGGCCTGCCCGGCACGGCGGACTGGGCGATCAGCGCGTTGTCGGGCGGGCAGCAGCAACGCCTGGCGTTCCTGACGGCGTTGGCGGCGAAGGCTTCCGTCGTCCTCGCCGACGAGCCGACGTCCCAATTGGACAGCACATCGGCCCGGCTGGTCATCGACACGATGCTGGACCTGGTGAAACTCGGAGTCACGGTGGTGGCCGCGTCACACGACGACGCCGTGCTGGAAGTGGCCGCGAGGGTGTACGGGCTTGGCCGCGTGGGACGTGGTGGGCATGACCGGCTTTGA